DNA from Prunus persica cultivar Lovell chromosome G6, Prunus_persica_NCBIv2, whole genome shotgun sequence:
GCAAATTgatttccaaaataaaatgatgcCATGCTCATATATTGGTAAATGGTAATAGGGTTGCTTATGTTTAAACTCAAGCAGAAGTTATCAAATAACGTTTTCAagacaaaatcaaaagaataaaataagtGGAATGAAAGATTGAAAGGAAACTATAGAGTAAAGCCACAGAAGCTATCGTAATGCACAAACCATAGTCATGCACAAGTTACCAAagaattttaatattaaaaaaccaTAACTATAAGGCACGCATATGACATGTTCATACACACTtaagcaagaaacaaaaattaccTTGCCAACACCATTGCAGCTGTCTTCAAGCCGTGTTGGTCAAATGGTTGGCCTGATGTTAGCGAACAATGGCACTTAAATGCATGATAGCTGTGAGACACAGTATGTAAGGACCTGTATCCATTGTCTGATAAACGGATACCCCAAGAATCCTGCTTCTGAAATTGTAACACAGGAGataaactcaaaatctttgctGAAAGTGTCTAAACTTCCAAAAGATGAGAGCATCACTAAAAGAGTATTCCTATATATACGTGTGTTATCTTGCCACACAGTCTAGTAAGAGAATGTTTCCCTATATATACCATCTACAGTACTCCAGACAAGTAACTCAGCCATCATTTTCCCATACAAAAAATTTACACATCCATCTGCTAAATGGGCGAGAAAACAAGTAATAGAATGAAGTACATCAGAAtggtcaaatttttttatatatgttagGAAAACTAATAGAATGTAATGATAGCATGTGATCACTCCTCCTCTGTCCCAATTGGTCCTATCCATTTCTAGGGTCTGAAGTAATAAGGCATGAATCATACCACAAATCGTGATGTAAGGGCAGTGCTTAATGAATGTAACTTGTCCCTTCCTATTCCACTCTGTGAAGAATGAAATTACTTtaggataaaaaataaaaaaatctctgGATAATAATGcaatagaaataaataaataaaaagttttatAGTACCTTATATTGTTCTCGGTACCTCTGATTCTTGCAAAGTCCCAGTTGATGGGACAATTGCAATGAACCAGCAAGAACCATTATTGGGTTGAAATTACCACGTCAGATCATAACACAGCTCAAAAACAGAGTCTTCAAAAGTCAATTGATATTTGATTAAGTGATCAAGTAGTCTTTCACAACATTGCAACCCCGGAACCAGCTTAAGCTAATCAAATATTCTAAGGTCTGAAACAGGAAAAACATATCATCACATTCAAAGCTAAACACAAGAACActtctaaataaaataaaatctagtGAGTGCTCAAATATTAGTAATTTCTTGATGCACGAACTAGCACATAATagacaaaatattaaaatggaAACATGGTAGTTTACCAAAATTCATGACTGACCCATCAACTTTAGTAACATGTTCACTGAACAGTGTAGGGAAATCCATCCATACACATTCTAATTATCAACTTTAGTAACATGTTCACTGAACAGTAGGGAAATCCATCCATACACATTCTAATTTAGTCTGTAATCTTGTGCTAACATATTTGGTTTATTTACAAGCCTTCATGTTACAATCAAAAACCTCGCCGTGGCCaatatttggtgggtttgccCTTCTCAGTGCACCACCCTCTAACTTAAATCTCATCAACACCTCCTAGTGGATGCATTAATTTCTCTACCCACGGGAATGCTAAACTTCTaataatcaaatcaaacaatcaAATGAATTCATACGATAAATTTCAGTTCAAAAGTAACTCTCACTGTAAAATTTCCACTGAcccaaaccccaaaatttcCCCTCCATATAAGGAGTTTGGCACAAGTTCTTGAATTACACGGTTATATAATTCTAATAAACAGCAAAACatacaaaaaggaaaggaaaatctGCAGGTGAGgttaattcaaaattcaaaattaataagaGAAACCCTTCCTCCTCACTGATATGATATACAGAAAGAGTTTCAATACGCAAAATCACATTTCAACTCAATAAATTGAGACTCCGCCATGAAGATTCCCATGGCATAAAGAATTAGCAAGAAATTTCTGGCTTGAAAATTGGAGTTTAAGAGATTACCTCGTAGACTGAAAAAAGGACGAAGGGGAAACTCCCAGGCTTCGGAGGCTTTCAATGGAATTTCGAGGctggttttccttttcttcaatGGGGAGCCCGAAGGCGACGAGATGACGACAGATGgaagaattaaaaattaaaaattatgcaACGCCCTTGCAACTTTGCAGAATCAGTATTCGTTCtctttttagaaaaatggTGATTCTATTTGGACCCCCTCAGTATTCATTATATTTATTCTCCAACGCTCTTGCGGACTTGCGCCTTGAACTTTTGGGTTTGTTCCATTTTAGTGATTTTCTTAGGAAACATGCGGCTTCAGCACTtggctcctataaatacaaTTTTTAGTCACTATTTTGAAAACTTTGCATGAATAGAAGGtgtaaaaacaattttattgaCCAATTATCTTGAGGAGCTCAATCTACCTGAAATTGAGAAATAAAAGTCATGTTCTTTCTATGCATGATTATCATGTCACAAGCTCAAATTCTACAAATCAGTATTTTTAAATCTCAATTCACTCCTATTCAATTATGGaaacatttttttcttaacaTTTTAACCCAAGGTGGATCATTACcactttttttaatacttgacAAGTATTTATAAGCATAATCATAGTTCCACGCACACAAAACATATAGTTAACTATGCTTATGCTCACGGACACGTGTCAAGTATTGAGAAGAATGGTGAAAATACACCTTAGGCTATAGtgatgagcaaaaatatttccttcaatttccCATTGTAATCACAACACCCACTTAATCAACCATTTCTTGTCTCCCTCTCACCTCTACATCTTCTATGTTCTATGTGCCTTCATAAAATTCCGACTAAAGACTATGATAAACAAACTCTACCTATGAAAGAAAGTGTAATAATAACACTGACACCACCTAGCATAATATAAATAGTTGAACAACTAAGCAAAAGTGGATCAAGGAAGATGGGTAGGAATTAACAAGAATTGTAGCCAAACAATGCTTTAACTCCATTCCACAATAATTTCTGGTTTGGTTAGTGttcttttgttatttaatGGGTTTATGTGTAATGATTTTAAACTTTCGTGGGGTGTTCGTGAAATTTTCAAAACCTCAAGGATTTAGTGAAATACGAAAGACACAAATTCCCAGACGAGAAAGATTGCCCCAATCTCGGCGACCCACGTAGagtgatagagagagagagagagagagagagaaacaactATGGGAGACGACGAGAAAGTGAAGAACGAGGCTCTCCAGATAATCGGGCAACACCAGAACTTGCCCACTCTTGTCGTCTTCGATCTCGATTACACTCTATGGCCCTTCTATTGCGAATGCTGCGATGAGGATGAAATGCCATATCTCTATCCACAGGCCTCAGCCATATTATATGCTCTCAAAGACAAGGCCATTTCCATGGCTGTTGCTTCAAGGTCTCCAACTCCTGATATAGCCAAATCATTCCTTCAAACATTGGGCATCCACTCCTTGTTTGTGACCCAGGTTTGTGGTGACccattcaacttttttttttctttttctttttcctctattgattcaatttcaattgcaATGTTTCTATATTATGCATGGGTTCTTTCTTGGGTTTCAATtgcattttgtgtttttgttgtaaaagaattgtgggtatgttttctttgctttgAACCAAATGgtaattgggtttttgtttatgcAGGAGATTTTCTCCAGTTGGACTCACAAAACAGAGCATATTCAAAGAATTCATGCAACCACTGGGGTGCCATTTAGCTCAATGCTTTTCTTTGATGATGAGGATAGGAATATTCAAACGGTAATTATGTTAGGTACATTTGGATGAAATGATTtggattttgagttttgagttttgacaATATAATGTCATGTTTTGTGTTTGAAATGATTAGATACTATGAGTCATTTGAAATTCAtgtctttattctttttcctttccttcgaATTACATATCCTTATTCATAGCCCTATCAAGCAATTCATCTATATaatgtaaattaaattaatcctCTTTCAACATGAAACCTTAATAAAGATAACTATAATTCGATGCATGCTAAGTGTGTTGCATTACATGATATTTGCAGGTATCCAAAATGGGTGTGACAAGCATTTTAGTTGGTAATGGGGTGAACCTTGGAGCTTTGAGGCAGGGATTGTTGGAATTCTCTCGAAAGTCAGCTTCATCTAGCCGGAGGTAGTCGAGTTAGTTTGCCCCCCATTTCGGAACTGTAATGCTAATTCATACGAATGGGAATGTGATGTATTGTAGCTCAAATACGAAGTTTATACATGCTTGTGTGCCACCAAATGTGACTATCATTCATAGTACCTCAGATACATTCAACTCATTGACTTGTCCTTGGCTAAATGGTACCGATTCTTATACAGTATGTTGGAAGAATTCATTTGCGTTATCTGCTTTGAAAGTTATGGTGCAGATTGTCTATCTTTTAGATTTTATGACAGTTGATGTTGTTGAGGTCCAGCATTTTATCTTGTCTCTCATGTATCTTGCTAGTTATTCAAAATAATGATCGATTTGGAACTCTGCGTAGGATGTTATAAAACGTGCAGGTAAGGATATCTGTTCTCGCAGAAAAGATGCGTTCTGCTATATTCTCACCAAGTAAGAGAATTTTTACATCAAATGTATTCAGGACTTCTTTGCATACTTGTTTTGATAAAAAGACAGGTAAACTCCGGAACAGCTTCCCATTCTTTTTTTGCTCGATTTTACTAAGACCAGACCCCCAACTGATTACATTTGGTTTAGCATTTCAACACATAAATTAACCATCAAGATTGATACTTCCAGTTAACTGGTGTAATTAACACCAGAACAGTAAGAATTGTAACAGGCACATGTAACGCACATGCTTTTGATCTTCCGGAAATGCTCTCAAATACCAGTATTCATGTAGCAAAGTCCTTAAATAGTACTATTATTGTGGCAAATTGACAATATCGACAGTATTGACAcaatattgaaaatttatttatgtcaCATTAAAATATTTCATGTCGAAATAATGGAACAATATCGACGGTATCTATATCTATAATGGGACTTCAGTTTTAATGCTATTTCAATATTCAAGAGCATTTCCCTTGATCTTTTCTAATTGAGGTCTCTTGCATGCACGTAACGTATGCATCCATATGAGAGCAAAAGTAATTCAATGTTTGGCTAAGGAAAATCATTTCAGAGATTCAGTGTTCAGAATGCACCAAATTAAAGTTGTATGAATTGTTAAAGTTGATATATTCAAAAgttttgaagaagaaggaaaaaaaaaatgtttttcgAAAGGAAAGAATCGCAACATAACCTTAAAAATTGAAGAGACATTAGCTGAAGCATATAAGCAAACTAAAATTACTTGCTTACAAGGAGAAATCAAATTTGTGGAACTTGTTCTAGTCATAAACAAATTACTTACACGCACATCATACACAAGCTAAAAAATCCATGGTTAATAATTGATGTTCTGAATCATATATTGGTTACAAGCTAATTGTTGAGGTCTCTAAATGGAGATCTTCTGTCAGAAATTGCTTCAGATATCTTCATCACTGTAGGCGTACAAACATTCTCTTGTTCTGGATCAACAAGCTCATCATTCCATTTTAAATCCATTCTGGAACCTTTGTTGTCAAAAGAGAGCATTATCTTATCCAACATGCTTGTCAGTTGTTTATCTGTACTGGAGAACTCACCGATCTTATCACCCAGCCCTCCAATAAACACCAAtaagttttccttttctgatGACAACTTAATGACATCTTCAAGTAAATTTCTTCTTTCACTTTTTAGCTCCTCAATCAAGGCATCTGAGTTTATCAGCTTTGTCTTCATTTGATTAGTCAGTCTCTTCACTTCTAGCTCTTTTGTTTCCAGTTCAGCTTCAGCCTCCAATGCTTGTTGTTTTGACTCACACAAGGATGTTTGCTGCGATTCCAGTTTCTGCTGTATATTACAGATTTCCTCCTCAAGTTCCAGAGCCATCAACTtcctttcttcaatttcaagtGCAGCCATAACCTCAGCAGCAGTGATTTTCTCCCAAGCTTCGTGGATCAGATCAATTTCTGCCTGTTTCTCAGCTAGCTGTGAAGAGAAAGAATCTAATGAGCAATTAAACTTATGTTCCAAGGACTCCACAAGCTGCATGAGATCATTCACTCTCTGGTATTTCTGTTCTACACGTTGGATGAGCTTCGCTTTCTCATGCTCAAATGTTCTCTCTGCATCAATTTGTGCCATCACAGCACCTGTGAATTCTATCCTCAATGATTCTTGCTCTAGCCAGCTAATCTCTTTCTCCAGTTGCTCTAAGTTCTTGTCCTTCTCTCTAGCGATTTGGAGAAATATTGAATTCTCTGATTCAAAAGACATTTCTGTCTCTGTCTTTACAGAATTAGCGTCCTTTGTATCTAACATCTCAAGCTTCTGCTCCAGTAACACAATCTTCTGCTGGAGGTTATCTATTATTTTGTCTTTCTcttcaaaaatacaaaaaagacCATTTTTCTGTTGCTTGATGGTTTCCCCGACATCTACCTGTGCAAGAAGAGAAGCTTCCAACTCTTTACGCATTCCAAGACTTACTTCAAGATCACTTCTTAAGCGCTCTGCAATCGATTTCCATATttccaattcaaattcaatttcatttccttCACAGATTTTCTCAGCCAACTCAGTATTTGTTCTCTCTATGGCATCATTAACTTCTCTAAGTTCCCTTTCAAGAACGCTTTCCATCTGCGAAACTTGCTGATTCAAGTGAAGTTCATCCTTTTCACACTCTTCTTTGACACCTCTCTGTACTGTTGTAAGAACAGCATTCTTCCCTTCCAGCTGCTGCATCAGTTGAGAAatattttgttctctctctttttcacgCAGATCCATTTCAAACTTACCATTCACAATCTTCAGTTGAGCCTCAGAAATTCCAAGTTTTAAAACCAATAACATGACAGAAAGCTCCTCATTTTCCAACTTCAGCTGCATACTTAGAGAATGACAGGCTTCCAACTCCATCTTGAGCTCTTTTATCATTCCATCTTTATACTCTAGCTCAGACAAATAGTTTCTCACATCACTTGTCATCTTTTCTAATTGAGAGTTCCATTCAGCCCCTTCGGCCTCTTTTGTTGTACTGTCACTGTGCATCTGCTCCACTTCCATCCTGAGTTCTTTTAAGGCAGCATCTCTACTCTCTAACTCAGATCTAGAGTTGTTCAGCTCCACTCTCATTTTTTCCAGTTGAGAGCTACATTCATATTCTTTAGCCTTAAGATTTGATGTGCAGTCTCTGAGCATCTGTTCCAGTTCCATCCTGAGCCCACTTATTGCTGCATCTTTACTCCCTAACTCGGACTTATGTTTGTTCAATTCCCCTGTCATACTTTCCAGTCGAGAGCTCCATTCAGCTTCTTTCGCCCTATGACTTGCAATACAATCTCTGTGCATCTGCTCCAGACTTTTGAGCTTGTTTCGCAGCTTTGTGAGAGAAGGTGAACCTGGTGCTGCTTGGATTTGGGCTTCCTGCAGTTCTTTGAGAGAAATGCGCAACTCCTGATTTTCTTGCTGCAGCTTCCCTGTCTGATATTCCATTTCTTTATAAAATGTCTCTTTGGTGCTTAGAGACTGTCTTAGAGATGCAATTTGTTTGTCCCTCTGAGCAGTCAAGCATTCCAGTTGCGATTTGGCATCCTCGCGCTCAGAAAAGACATTCTCAAAGCGTGTTTGGAATTCAGAAACTTGAACTTCCAGATACTTTCTCCGGCTTTCTTCATGAGCCAGGGCTTGGTTGCACCTCTGCAGCCGGTTTTGAAGATCATCTGAAATTCTGGTTTGAGAATCtaagcttgtctgcaatgaaCAAATCTCATCAAGCAATGAAGACTTCTCCATCTCCCATTCCTTCTTACTTGCCTTGAACTGTTCTCGGAGCTTGTCATGTGCTTCTTCTAGATGTCTGAACTGCTCCTTCTTCCATTTTAGCTGATCTTGAACCTTCTGATTGTCCTCCTCTAGTTTGAGTATCacatcatctctctctcttagttCTTTGGGTGCATTAGCTTTCTTCTCTGCTTCAGAACATTTCTTCTGCGAAACTGATAGACGGCCTTTAAGGCCTTCAATCTCTTCTCTATATGCACGGATTGTTTTCTCTTGAtccattttcttctcatttgcCTCATCTAAAGCCAATACCATCACTCTGTTTGTATCTTCCAATTTTCGGTACTTCTCATCACAACCAACTCGAAGTTTATCGTTTGCAGCTCTAAGATGTTGGACTATGGACTCTTTATCTTTCAAACTGCATTTAAGTTCTTCACACATCTGCTGTGCCACAGAGATTTCCTCTGCCTTCTCATTTAGTTCTTGAGCCTGCTTCTCAATTTTCGAACTTGCCTGCTGGAATTTAGTGAGCTGCTCATTGTGGGCTTTCCTCAAGTTTTCGGATAATTCTGCTTTGCTTTTATATTCTGCCCTGACCTTCTCAAGCTCAGCTTTAACTTCGTCCAGCTCTTCACAAACCTTGTCCATGTTCTTTCTTTCAGGAGTATGAATTTCCAGATTACGAAAAACGACCTgttttcaagaaaaacataacTTAAATATACTTATAAGCAGGTATTATGCGCATGCCTAAACTCAACAGAATATGAATTGAAAACAATGCAGCTGAAGTAATAGGACTGAAAATGGCAATCATGCTTGGACAGCTCCAGAACCATGAACCTCTTTCTTTCTGCCCTTTCCTTTCCTTACGAAAGGAACCAGAggcttttttatttctagTAATATTAATACTAATAAAGAATGTCAATAATTTAGCTCATACTCATATGTGATTCTTTCACCCGAATAGGTGAATCTTGCAGAAAATTTGTGCAGTTGTAAAGATGTCAAAGACATTGATACTTCAGCAAAAGATGAAACATTTGTGTTTTTAGTTAAGCTGTGTGGATAAATGTGTCTGGAAACTCAAATTAACTCCTAGAAAATAATGAGGACCAAAAGGAATCCAAGGATATTCTGAATATACACGGATGTAGAAGGAAAGGAACTGATAAACAGAATGATCTAAAGCTATAAAGTCATTGTCAATTCTTTGGCTCAGACATTGTTGTTAGGCCCcataaaatggaaaatgcaTGCCTTGTTTGTTTGCTTAGAAAATGtgagaaacagaaagaaacTAATAACTTGAATCTTTCAAATTTCCAACTTGAGGAAGCTAATACCTCCCTTGTACTGAGCCAAACACATAATCAAAGCGAAATAAAACCCAacagagaacaaaaaagaacaaatcaagatttcatatttgttttgtcttcattttcttcttactGTTAGCAACCAAACATAAAAATCAACGAATGTAGAAGTGACAGATTCAAACTAACATGGAAATTCAGAGCTTAGAAGCATATAAAAGCATAAAATGAAGCAGTCCGAAGTCTCTGACTTAACCAAACCCAGAAATCACAAGAAGCAAAAGCGAAATGTACCAGAAATTTCaatgaaaataagataaatCTAACATAATAATGAATGCCTCAGTAATTGGTTTCAAAGGAAAACACAGGAAGGAAAAGGTTTTCTTGAGaattctttcattttcctGAGATTTCTCACtgaccaaacaagtttttgagaaaaataaagagagcCCAGAAAAATACCTTGCTCGGAGACCATAGATTCGTCCTTAGGCGAGGACTTAACGCAAGTGTTGTGGAGTTTTCTGGTTCTTTGTGTTgaagagagaaaggaaaagCAAATGCGAGAATAGAGAGAGAACTAGCCGTTAAGACTCAAGGGTGGGCTTTTAGCCTTCGTGGATTTGAAAATGTTTTGTACGAAATATAATCTAACGGCCTTATGGTGTGTTTCTGAACGGCGTTATGTTTTTATCTAGCCGTTGGTATTTGGGACTGGATTTGGATGGGCTTTTTACGTAAGAAATTATTAGGGTTTGGATCCACTGGGAAAAGAGGGATCGATTTCATTGTGGATAAGATATAGACGTAAGAACTTACAACAGAAATTTGGGGGGAAAAAACCAAGATTGTGAAggataaaaatacaaagaaatctAATCCccttttgaaaattaacaCATTGTTAATCCAATCAAATTTCAGGTTGAGCTCGAGGTATGAGTTCAACCCGTCCAAATACAACTCAAACTTGCATGCGGGCAAGAGATCTTGCCCTTTGGTTGAAACCATCGGCCAAGATTGAAACATAACTTGACGATAAAAACAAGTCAGTTTCACCCAATTTTGACCTATCTTTCACATTTGTTCCATCCCACTCAACACCAAGGGAATTCAGAAACCACCTTCATTTGACCCAAAGAATGCATTCTTTCTGGAGAAGTAGTGGGCTTGCCAACAAAACCATGATGGTAGTTGTTACCTTAATTTGGTTTCTAATGAACCTTGAAAATCCTTGGTGCTTTTTTTACCTCTATAGGACGTGCATGTAACTAGACTGGTCTCTTGTGGTGTTTACCATATGGTTGGAaatggatttcacccaaatgTTTCAACAATCATTGTTTTCATAAATCTTTTGCTGAGGAACCGTGAGAAATGTTGATGAAAGTCGAGGAAAATGGTGCTCCGATTTTGAAGGAGAAATTTGAAAGTGGTTGCAATTTTGGGAGGAGTAGAGCTTTTGTCGTgggaaagaaatatattttctcaaaattaaagGTGAAATGGTTGTAGAAAATTGAGTCAAACTGACCCTTGttttgacaaaacaaaaaaaaactgaccCATTTcatataacaaaacaaaaaactgacCCATTTTCTCTATATTTGGACCAACTAATAACTAATTACAACTAGTCTTTTCGCACGCGCTTTCGCGcaagagattttttttattaaaaatttaaattaattttagaatttaaaaaaataatgggtagttgtgttctataaaaatagaattcattatctgatttttcttttaattttaattttttaatatgaaaaaaatgtgaatttaccatattatcttcatttaattaataattttaattcttaatattgGATTAACCAAagatattttctgatattttaaatgtttcaccattctctacattttgttatatatatatagatttacaCCCATGCTTTtgattgaagaaagaaatgattagtttttatataaaagaaaaacagaccGAAAATATAttagaaacaaaaactaaGCGCACCTACAACTGTCAGGCctacaatgaaaaataaaataagatgaaAACTCATTACTTTATTACAAGTTAACCGAAAATCTAGTTAATTCTCTTTTCACATACCCCCTTCTCTACCGAAATTCTTACTGTTTGGCAGCACGGAAACTCAAAAAGAGGTAATATGTGAGTGCGTACC
Protein-coding regions in this window:
- the LOC18775046 gene encoding magnesium-dependent phosphatase 1 isoform X2 — translated: MGDDEKVKNEALQIIGQHQNLPTLVVFDLDYTLWPFYCECCDEDEMPYLYPQASAILYALKDKAISMAVASRSPTPDIAKSFLQTLGIHSLFVTQEIFSSWTHKTEHIQRIHATTGVPFSSMLFFDDEDRNIQTVIMLGIQNGCDKHFSW
- the LOC18775046 gene encoding magnesium-dependent phosphatase 1 isoform X1; this translates as MGDDEKVKNEALQIIGQHQNLPTLVVFDLDYTLWPFYCECCDEDEMPYLYPQASAILYALKDKAISMAVASRSPTPDIAKSFLQTLGIHSLFVTQEIFSSWTHKTEHIQRIHATTGVPFSSMLFFDDEDRNIQTVSKMGVTSILVGNGVNLGALRQGLLEFSRKSASSSRR
- the LOC18772946 gene encoding uncharacterized protein At4g38062; this encodes MDKVCEELDEVKAELEKVRAEYKSKAELSENLRKAHNEQLTKFQQASSKIEKQAQELNEKAEEISVAQQMCEELKCSLKDKESIVQHLRAANDKLRVGCDEKYRKLEDTNRVMVLALDEANEKKMDQEKTIRAYREEIEGLKGRLSVSQKKCSEAEKKANAPKELRERDDVILKLEEDNQKVQDQLKWKKEQFRHLEEAHDKLREQFKASKKEWEMEKSSLLDEICSLQTSLDSQTRISDDLQNRLQRCNQALAHEESRRKYLEVQVSEFQTRFENVFSEREDAKSQLECLTAQRDKQIASLRQSLSTKETFYKEMEYQTGKLQQENQELRISLKELQEAQIQAAPGSPSLTKLRNKLKSLEQMHRDCIASHRAKEAEWSSRLESMTGELNKHKSELGSKDAAISGLRMELEQMLRDCTSNLKAKEYECSSQLEKMRVELNNSRSELESRDAALKELRMEVEQMHSDSTTKEAEGAEWNSQLEKMTSDVRNYLSELEYKDGMIKELKMELEACHSLSMQLKLENEELSVMLLVLKLGISEAQLKIVNGKFEMDLREKEREQNISQLMQQLEGKNAVLTTVQRGVKEECEKDELHLNQQVSQMESVLERELREVNDAIERTNTELAEKICEGNEIEFELEIWKSIAERLRSDLEVSLGMRKELEASLLAQVDVGETIKQQKNGLFCIFEEKDKIIDNLQQKIVLLEQKLEMLDTKDANSVKTETEMSFESENSIFLQIAREKDKNLEQLEKEISWLEQESLRIEFTGAVMAQIDAERTFEHEKAKLIQRVEQKYQRVNDLMQLVESLEHKFNCSLDSFSSQLAEKQAEIDLIHEAWEKITAAEVMAALEIEERKLMALELEEEICNIQQKLESQQTSLCESKQQALEAEAELETKELEVKRLTNQMKTKLINSDALIEELKSERRNLLEDVIKLSSEKENLLVFIGGLGDKIGEFSSTDKQLTSMLDKIMLSFDNKGSRMDLKWNDELVDPEQENVCTPTVMKISEAISDRRSPFRDLNN